The genome window ATTACCTGTAGTTCGGGGATAGAGGGGTGCTTGCGAATGGGCGGCGTGGCTGGTGGGGTTGGTCTGTAGGAATGTATTTGGCTGGTTTGGGGGGTAGAGGAAGTGGGGGCAGTCGCTCGGCGGGAGCGATGCAGCCTTTTTCAGCAATCACTTGCTCCCACCCCCCTATCAGCATTTGCCCATTGTTCGGGCCGAATGAACCTTAGGATCTGCTTCATTGTTCAACAACCCTCATGATAAATTCCCCGCCGCGACCTCTAATCAATAGAGGGCATTCAGGGAGAGAAGTAAGTGATCAAGTCTTTGTTGGTTGGGGCATTTCTGGCAATGGCATCAGCATCGGCATCGGCGATGAGTTGCGATAACCCTAGAAACGCCTATGACAGAACCTATTGCGCGTCGCTGAAAATGGTTCAGTCGGATCAGGAAATCAACGAGCAGTACAAGAAGACGATGAGTGCCCTGAACCCGGATCAAAAGAAAAAAGTGAAAGCCGCTCAGATCCAGTGGATCAAAAATCGTGACAGCGCCTGCTCCAACGATGGCCTGCTCTACTTGGACTGTGCCAATGAGAAGACCGAGGCGCGTATCGTCATACTCAAAGCTGTCGAGCGCGAGTGCCGTGCTGCCGGTTGTGACGACGCCAAGCTGTCGCAAGTCGAGTAACCCGTAAACATTGAGCACGTCGGGCTTGCCCTAACGCCAGTCAGTTAAGCCCCGTGGGAGCAAAGCTTGCTCGCGATTGGGGTGAGCCAGTCGACAACGCTTTTGACTGGTCTGCCGCCATCGCGAGCAAGCTTTGCTCCCACTGGTTTGTGTCGTTTTGATCCTTAACTGACTGGCATTAGCCCTTCCCCCTTTTTCATGCCTGGCGCTGGCTAGTCACTCTCAGTGCTACGCAGCG of Pseudomonas fluorescens contains these proteins:
- a CDS encoding lysozyme inhibitor LprI family protein yields the protein MIKSLLVGAFLAMASASASAMSCDNPRNAYDRTYCASLKMVQSDQEINEQYKKTMSALNPDQKKKVKAAQIQWIKNRDSACSNDGLLYLDCANEKTEARIVILKAVERECRAAGCDDAKLSQVE